One Luteitalea sp. genomic window carries:
- a CDS encoding HNH endonuclease, translating into MTRDIPAHLRRAVIKRAKDRCEYCGLSQDGQEATFHIDHVIPRAGGGQSSAGNLALACVSCSLRKAARRTAADPQTGENVPLFDPRQDAWTQHFRWEGVQLVGLTASGRATVVALAMNRPLILAIRNEEAALGRHPPR; encoded by the coding sequence GTGACCCGCGACATCCCGGCACATCTGCGCCGGGCAGTGATCAAACGAGCCAAGGACCGGTGCGAATACTGCGGCTTGTCGCAGGACGGACAAGAGGCGACGTTTCACATCGACCACGTAATTCCTCGAGCGGGAGGAGGGCAGAGCTCCGCTGGGAATCTCGCCCTGGCGTGTGTCTCCTGCTCGTTACGCAAGGCTGCCCGACGGACTGCGGCCGATCCGCAGACCGGGGAAAACGTCCCACTCTTTGATCCGCGTCAAGATGCGTGGACCCAGCATTTCCGCTGGGAAGGCGTGCAGCTTGTGGGCCTCACAGCAAGCGGGCGAGCTACGGTCGTAGCGCTCGCGATGAATCGGCCCCTCATCCTCGCGATCCGAAACGAAGAGGCGGCGCTCGGACGCCATCCACCACGCTGA
- a CDS encoding DUF4143 domain-containing protein: protein MKTAERLRRPRKIHAVDTGLRNVVSVTGSPDRGHLAETAVANALMREEGELYFWQNGGEIDLVIRRGTAVRTLVQVVYEGLEDSSVAKRELTSLSEAKRGFPKAERIVVVGRAPATATLSANGVRIIPLWRFLLGER from the coding sequence CTGAAGACTGCCGAGCGGCTGCGCCGGCCTCGCAAGATACACGCCGTCGATACCGGCCTGCGCAACGTCGTGAGCGTGACCGGCTCGCCTGACCGCGGACATCTCGCCGAGACCGCTGTCGCCAACGCCCTCATGCGCGAAGAGGGCGAGCTGTACTTCTGGCAGAACGGCGGAGAGATCGATCTGGTGATTCGCCGTGGAACGGCCGTGCGCACGCTCGTGCAGGTTGTGTACGAAGGCCTGGAGGACAGCTCCGTCGCCAAACGAGAGTTGACGTCCCTCTCCGAAGCGAAGCGCGGCTTCCCGAAGGCCGAACGAATCGTGGTCGTCGGACGGGCGCCTGCAACCGCGACACTGTCAGCCAATGGCGTCCGCATTATTCCGCTCTGGCGGTTCCTCCTCGGGGAGCGATGA
- a CDS encoding IS21 family transposase, producing MTAFAKGKIERQIQYLRHAFFAARTFADVDDLNAQFRRWRDEIAHQRPHPESRDQTVAQVLAQEQPRLLPLPVHPFATDVMRTVASGKTPYVRFDRNSYSIPHTHVRRPLTLLASATTVRLIAGTDEIARHVRSYDTGQTIEQAAHVAGLVAATRQANPSSARDRLRLAVPAIATLLDRLAARGESLRVHTARLLALLDDYGPHELGAGAIAHILETRRRQRGQKPPIPFALPDRPGVRDLDVTPHRLETYDELTRSDPDDAE from the coding sequence TTGACGGCTTTCGCCAAGGGAAAGATCGAGCGCCAAATTCAGTACCTCCGGCACGCGTTCTTTGCGGCGCGGACCTTTGCCGACGTCGACGATCTGAACGCCCAATTTCGCCGCTGGCGCGACGAGATCGCACATCAGCGCCCCCATCCCGAGTCGCGCGATCAGACCGTCGCGCAGGTCCTCGCGCAGGAGCAGCCGCGGCTCCTGCCGCTGCCCGTGCATCCCTTCGCGACTGACGTGATGCGCACCGTGGCGTCCGGCAAGACCCCGTACGTACGGTTCGACCGGAATAGCTACTCGATTCCGCACACGCACGTGCGCCGACCGCTGACGCTGCTCGCGAGCGCCACGACGGTCCGCCTGATCGCGGGGACCGACGAGATCGCTCGTCATGTCCGCAGCTACGACACGGGGCAGACGATTGAGCAGGCGGCGCATGTCGCCGGCCTCGTGGCCGCGACGCGCCAGGCGAATCCGTCGAGTGCACGCGACCGGCTGCGGCTCGCGGTCCCGGCGATCGCCACCCTCTTGGATCGCTTGGCCGCGCGCGGCGAATCGCTGCGCGTCCACACCGCCCGCTTGCTGGCCCTGCTCGACGACTATGGGCCTCACGAACTCGGCGCCGGCGCCATCGCCCACATTCTGGAAACGCGCCGCCGCCAGCGCGGGCAAAAACCGCCGATCCCGTTCGCGTTGCCCGATCGCCCGGGCGTCCGCGATCTCGATGTCACGCCGCACCGCTTGGAGACCTACGATGAGCTCACTCGATCCGATCCCGACGACGCTGAGTGA
- a CDS encoding AAA family ATPase, translating into MSSLDPIPTTLSDQLRQLGLVHTAADLNDLVARATQKRWSPVVLLEHLVQAELAARLRHRVERRLRDARLGRFKAMADFEWNWPTQLHRPTVERVFTLDFLTQRENVIIVAPNGLGKTMLAKNLVHQAILAGHSARLVTAADLILDLTSQDTARALQRRLRTYLRPSLIAIDEIGDLAYDAHAADLLFQVVSRRYEQKSLVVTTNLPFTQWDTVFPNAACAVALIDRLTHHAEIITIEGESYRKREAEQSQKAKQAQKPQPSPKPKTSPLAPPD; encoded by the coding sequence ATGAGCTCACTCGATCCGATCCCGACGACGCTGAGTGACCAGCTGCGTCAGCTCGGGCTCGTCCACACCGCCGCTGATCTCAATGACCTCGTGGCGCGCGCCACCCAGAAGCGCTGGAGTCCGGTCGTCCTGCTCGAACACCTCGTCCAGGCCGAACTCGCCGCCCGTCTGCGCCACCGTGTCGAACGCCGGCTCCGCGACGCGCGCCTCGGCCGCTTCAAAGCCATGGCCGATTTCGAATGGAATTGGCCGACCCAGCTCCATCGCCCGACGGTCGAGCGCGTCTTCACCCTCGATTTCCTCACGCAACGAGAAAACGTCATCATCGTCGCCCCCAATGGTCTGGGCAAGACGATGCTCGCCAAGAATCTCGTGCATCAGGCGATTCTCGCCGGCCACTCGGCGCGCTTGGTCACCGCGGCCGATTTGATCCTGGACCTGACCAGTCAAGACACCGCCCGTGCCCTGCAGCGGCGGCTTCGCACCTATTTGCGACCCAGCTTGATCGCCATCGACGAGATCGGCGACCTCGCCTATGACGCCCATGCCGCCGATCTGCTCTTTCAGGTGGTGAGCCGGCGCTACGAACAGAAATCACTCGTGGTGACCACGAACTTACCCTTCACACAATGGGATACCGTCTTCCCGAATGCCGCCTGCGCCGTCGCCTTGATCGATCGACTGACGCATCACGCCGAGATCATCACGATCGAAGGGGAGTCCTATCGCAAGCGAGAGGCCGAGCAATCGCAGAAGGCCAAGCAGGCCCAGAAGCCGCAGCCTTCACCGAAGCCCAAAACATCACCTCTCGCTCCGCCCGATTAG
- a CDS encoding helix-turn-helix domain-containing protein, with protein sequence MTKIKDLHRRWSKDDDYKAAFNGLDEEFRLARALIEARTRAGLSQSQLARRMKTSQSYIARIEGGKVRPSTDVLGRFAEATGTRLRIVFEPHSTR encoded by the coding sequence ATGACCAAGATCAAGGACCTGCATCGCCGCTGGAGCAAGGATGACGACTATAAAGCCGCGTTCAATGGGCTCGACGAAGAGTTCCGGCTGGCGCGGGCGTTAATCGAGGCCAGGACGCGCGCAGGCTTGTCGCAGTCGCAGCTTGCAAGGCGAATGAAGACCTCGCAGTCTTATATCGCGCGCATCGAGGGCGGCAAGGTCCGTCCGTCAACGGACGTCCTAGGGCGCTTCGCTGAGGCGACGGGCACGCGGCTTCGAATTGTCTTCGAACCCCACAGCACTCGATAG
- a CDS encoding FtsX-like permease family protein: MREIRWAWRNITARRWRAALTIGLLALALAATTVVFSAADSLVFRRVAYPAADRLITFDTRDAKTGRPGGGFASAAVLDEWRKQTDLFSGVHGHLYKTIFLIGSGKPELVPAADVTAGLIDMLGVRPRWGRTLSEDDTQQTDVHVVLIAEAIARERFGDPARAVGQRIETAAEPLQVVGVMPASFRFPDGTQRIWRAFDPRGPLARNMGISLIARIADGVSLTQLSELMEARSEALYVAAGAGTVLVASPAPMRTARVVAEQRRLLFVLLGAAISLLLTACANAASLELAGALARARTYAIQLAVGASRTELVRTGLLEGMCLVGTAALAAAVLASLGTDALVRYLPPSLTASVNPIDVDYRALLVTTGFAGLAWILSSLPLVVFAWRANLLELLKIEGTHISASRAGALWRRVLTVAQVVLAVMLLVGSVLYVRSYLALVRLDKGFDSSGVVAISLTIPPHLLGGGAERAAMARTILERLRARPGVLGAFEGSPPPSTGDSPTLNDHIEVDGRPPMETNILVPRLWVDPDYFRVLGIPLVAGRMFERGDPPTNVIITESLARRLWPGGDAVGHRFREDPLFEWSHVIGVVKHVRTTYDGTSGPERYFQKYSLRQPCGASKPPPPATASTASKLRSSGGGAAYGFLTVTARVDSRSRASDLYQTVRSIDTRNILKVEFVDDQYARQFADRLLATRIITGFGVLAFVVAAAGIYGVMTFLVANRSREIGIRMALGADSRRIRRLVLESSMRLVFLGAAMGIGGALVASRWAQSQLFGVRATDPVTIGLVTVAVVITALFATWQPARQATRVDPKVLLRN; this comes from the coding sequence ATGAGGGAGATTCGCTGGGCTTGGCGCAACATCACTGCGCGGCGTTGGCGGGCGGCTCTGACGATTGGTCTGCTCGCCCTTGCTCTCGCAGCAACCACAGTCGTCTTCTCTGCTGCCGATTCGCTCGTCTTCCGTCGCGTCGCATACCCGGCGGCCGACCGGCTGATCACATTCGACACGCGCGATGCAAAGACTGGGAGACCCGGGGGCGGTTTTGCGTCCGCGGCCGTGCTCGATGAGTGGCGAAAACAGACCGATCTGTTTTCCGGCGTTCACGGGCATCTGTACAAGACCATCTTCCTCATCGGTAGTGGAAAGCCCGAGCTGGTGCCGGCCGCCGATGTAACAGCCGGACTGATCGACATGCTCGGCGTGCGGCCGCGCTGGGGCCGCACTTTGTCTGAAGACGACACACAGCAAACAGACGTTCACGTAGTCCTGATTGCCGAAGCGATTGCGCGCGAGCGGTTTGGGGATCCCGCACGGGCGGTGGGCCAACGGATCGAAACCGCAGCGGAGCCTCTGCAGGTTGTCGGTGTCATGCCTGCATCCTTCCGGTTTCCGGATGGCACACAGCGTATATGGCGCGCGTTCGATCCTCGAGGACCTCTCGCGCGGAACATGGGCATCTCGCTGATCGCCCGGATAGCCGACGGCGTCTCCTTGACGCAGCTGTCCGAGTTGATGGAAGCGCGCAGTGAGGCGCTCTACGTGGCTGCCGGCGCAGGCACTGTCCTGGTTGCATCGCCTGCGCCGATGAGAACAGCCCGAGTAGTGGCCGAACAGCGCCGCTTGCTCTTCGTGCTGCTCGGTGCGGCGATCAGCCTTCTGTTGACCGCGTGCGCCAATGCGGCAAGCCTGGAACTTGCCGGTGCACTCGCTCGGGCCAGAACCTATGCGATTCAGCTCGCCGTCGGTGCGTCGCGCACAGAGCTGGTTCGCACTGGTCTCCTGGAAGGGATGTGCCTGGTCGGGACTGCCGCCCTGGCGGCCGCCGTGCTCGCGTCTCTCGGGACCGACGCACTCGTTCGGTACCTCCCTCCGTCGCTCACAGCGAGTGTCAATCCGATTGACGTCGACTACCGCGCGCTGCTGGTGACAACAGGCTTTGCGGGCCTGGCGTGGATCCTGTCCTCGTTGCCTCTGGTGGTATTCGCTTGGCGCGCGAACTTGTTGGAGCTATTGAAGATTGAAGGGACGCACATCTCCGCGTCGCGGGCCGGTGCCCTCTGGCGACGTGTCCTGACGGTGGCGCAAGTAGTACTTGCGGTCATGCTACTCGTCGGCAGCGTGCTCTACGTTCGTAGCTATCTCGCGTTAGTTCGCCTCGACAAGGGGTTTGACAGCTCCGGGGTGGTCGCGATTTCGCTCACGATTCCACCACACCTTCTCGGCGGCGGCGCCGAGCGCGCGGCGATGGCGCGGACCATTCTGGAGCGCCTGCGTGCACGCCCCGGCGTCCTCGGGGCGTTCGAGGGATCGCCGCCGCCGTCCACCGGCGACAGTCCGACTTTGAACGATCACATCGAGGTAGACGGGAGACCGCCGATGGAGACGAACATCCTGGTGCCACGGCTATGGGTCGACCCGGACTACTTCCGTGTGCTCGGCATTCCATTGGTCGCCGGCAGGATGTTCGAACGGGGGGATCCGCCCACGAATGTCATCATCACGGAGTCCCTGGCAAGAAGGTTGTGGCCAGGTGGAGATGCCGTCGGGCACCGCTTTCGCGAAGACCCGCTTTTTGAGTGGAGCCACGTCATTGGGGTCGTCAAACACGTCCGCACGACGTACGACGGCACATCCGGACCGGAACGGTACTTTCAAAAGTACTCGTTGAGGCAACCGTGCGGCGCCTCCAAACCGCCACCGCCGGCGACCGCGTCGACAGCCTCCAAGCTGCGCAGCAGCGGCGGTGGAGCCGCCTACGGGTTTCTCACCGTTACGGCGCGCGTCGATTCGCGCTCACGTGCTTCCGATCTGTATCAGACCGTGCGCAGCATCGACACACGCAACATCCTCAAGGTCGAGTTCGTGGATGACCAGTACGCGCGACAGTTCGCGGATCGGCTGCTCGCGACGCGCATCATCACAGGTTTTGGAGTACTGGCATTCGTTGTCGCAGCAGCCGGTATTTACGGGGTGATGACGTTCCTTGTGGCGAACCGGTCGCGTGAAATCGGCATACGGATGGCGCTCGGCGCGGACAGTCGGCGCATTCGTCGTCTCGTGCTCGAGTCTTCAATGCGGCTCGTATTCCTCGGGGCTGCAATGGGGATCGGCGGCGCCCTCGTCGCCTCACGGTGGGCACAATCACAGCTGTTCGGCGTCAGGGCCACGGACCCGGTGACAATAGGGCTGGTGACGGTTGCCGTGGTGATCACCGCTCTGTTCGCCACGTGGCAACCAGCGAGACAGGCAACTCGCGTAGACCCGAAAGTATTGCTGCGGAACTGA